One window of the Thermoplasmata archaeon genome contains the following:
- a CDS encoding zinc ribbon domain-containing protein, protein GIVILLVVLAAVFVAVSRRRRRAGEEAGAAGAGAAGAAAAAAGIAAAAGAAAGAGAAVAAARPSERDEVLEDAKKLVAEVEDALAEHLERHPEGAAQVSAAMEKLELARDFIKEGDGEAALQFAIEARAALGVSRAAPPMAEKRPVEQPGGLKCPSCGEALEPEWPMCPACGHGTR, encoded by the coding sequence GGCATCGTTATCCTGCTGGTCGTTCTTGCCGCTGTCTTTGTGGCGGTCTCGAGGAGGCGCAGGAGGGCTGGCGAGGAGGCGGGCGCGGCCGGGGCCGGTGCCGCGGGAGCCGCTGCGGCCGCTGCAGGGATTGCGGCGGCTGCGGGCGCCGCTGCGGGGGCCGGTGCAGCTGTGGCAGCCGCGAGGCCTTCTGAAAGGGATGAGGTCCTTGAAGACGCGAAGAAGCTCGTCGCTGAGGTCGAGGACGCGCTTGCGGAGCATCTCGAGAGGCATCCAGAGGGTGCAGCGCAGGTCTCGGCCGCAATGGAGAAGCTCGAGCTTGCGCGCGATTTCATAAAGGAGGGGGATGGAGAGGCTGCGCTCCAGTTTGCGATAGAGGCAAGGGCTGCCCTGGGCGTCTCGAGGGCCGCACCCCCCATGGCTGAAAAAAGGCCTGTGGAGCAGCCCGGCGGCCTGAAGTGCCCCTCGTGCGGGGAAGCTCTGGAGCCAGAGTGGCCCATGTGCCCAGCGTGCGGGCATGGGACGCGATGA